The following proteins are encoded in a genomic region of Paenibacillus sp. FSL H3-0469:
- a CDS encoding glycosyltransferase family 39 protein has translation MTKNVRAAATVILMLFLFILPVTSIYAERNLLQNPGFEEGEEGAPAGWSKDMWIAGDAAGSISVQSEEVHSGSKAAVIENLEPNHLKWVQTVTVVPDSYYRISGYVKIASIAGGGIGANIFPVGIGGGYPATSDTGGEWQRLEFIGQTGKEQTEIGIGAALGGYANLVQGKAYFDDLSVEKLDTVPEGSNIISLDSGAQAPPADADGGSKPEEVPHKVSPAKLLLLSGAFCLFFAFLYTRAFRSERLLRQEDVIYTRWLYVLFGAAFILRIWIGLTAQGYKNDMNTFMAWGQRLTDLGPGKFYEEGYFADYPPGYLYVLYLLSLLRGLFNFAGGSGAETVLFKLPAMLSDLVLGWIIYKSARTRLGSGLAMGLMMLFLFNPAVLMDSAAWGQADSFFLIFLLLSIMGVVDKRFVRAAVFFAVATLIKPQALIFTPVLLLAFYHHRAWKQLALGALYGLGIFLVLAAPFFWNNGGFAGLINLYKSTLSSYPYSTVNAFNLYALTDPMWSALDVTWLGIPYRIWGFIFILVAVALAAYYSFNTKDRKDLSKSYFIAMVLITIVFVFGTKMHERYLYPVLILSLFAFMESRDRRFLTLFLGFSLTQYINVGYTLAYLNTGGNPPADGIVLVTAITTIILAIYLLYIGYDVYIRRTAKLLPEPVTPKEAYAADLLLAEGIKPLAPAERRSPLKLKRRDWIWMLGITALYGALALYHLGDNKAPETLWEPAASGESFYVDLGQARQLERVNVFGGVGTGKFQLEFSQTPDNWSNPLEVSEDVGNVFIWKSQPLNVSARYVKLSVTSPGFTLNEMAFYEQGAPKVPLTIASVTPDSGAAKRGAPANLFDEQSVIPENSNFMNSTYFDEIYHARTAYEHYHNIVPYENTHPPLGKLLIGLGMELFGVNPFGWRIIGTLFGIAMLPLIYIMAMRLFRKTTYAALATGLFALDFMHFTQTRISTIDVYGVFFIMLMFYFMQRYFTMNFYRVPLRTTLVPLFWSGLFFGIGVASKWIVIYGGAGLAIMLALVLFERYREYKAAGRLLAEGKLGGQELKAACRTADQFFWKNTVITLVSCIGFFIVIPGIVYSLSFIPSLSASAEGFTVKGLIDAQKNMYNYHSQLVATHPFASSWWEWPFMKRPVWFFSGGEGLPAGKTSSIVTMGNPLIWWTGIFAMLAAVWFTVKRRDKNLYMIWIAFFSQYVPWMLVPRETFLYHYFAMVPFMILSIVYILKLLDSRFQGARYLRYAYVAAAAILFVMFYPVLSGMQVNSSYIIQVLRWFPSWVF, from the coding sequence ATGACCAAGAATGTACGTGCAGCGGCAACCGTTATATTAATGCTCTTCTTATTTATTCTTCCTGTAACAAGCATTTATGCCGAAAGGAATCTATTGCAGAACCCGGGCTTTGAAGAAGGGGAAGAGGGGGCCCCGGCAGGCTGGAGCAAGGACATGTGGATTGCCGGAGATGCGGCAGGCTCCATATCCGTTCAGTCCGAAGAGGTTCATTCCGGCAGCAAAGCGGCGGTTATCGAGAACCTGGAGCCTAATCACCTGAAGTGGGTGCAGACCGTTACCGTTGTGCCGGATAGCTACTACAGAATCTCTGGATATGTCAAAATAGCCAGCATCGCAGGCGGGGGAATCGGGGCCAACATCTTCCCGGTAGGCATTGGGGGCGGTTACCCCGCTACCAGCGACACCGGCGGTGAATGGCAGCGTCTGGAGTTCATCGGCCAGACCGGCAAGGAGCAGACCGAGATCGGAATCGGCGCTGCGCTCGGCGGCTATGCTAATCTGGTTCAGGGCAAGGCCTATTTCGATGATCTGTCCGTAGAGAAGCTGGATACAGTGCCGGAGGGATCGAATATAATTTCGCTGGACAGCGGAGCCCAGGCTCCCCCGGCAGATGCGGATGGAGGAAGCAAGCCGGAGGAAGTGCCGCATAAGGTATCTCCGGCCAAGCTGCTGCTGCTCTCTGGAGCTTTCTGCCTGTTCTTTGCTTTTCTATACACAAGAGCCTTCCGCAGTGAGCGTCTGCTGAGACAGGAGGATGTAATCTACACCCGCTGGCTGTACGTTTTGTTCGGGGCGGCATTCATCCTGCGGATCTGGATCGGCCTTACGGCCCAGGGCTACAAGAATGATATGAACACCTTCATGGCCTGGGGCCAGCGCCTGACTGACCTTGGACCGGGCAAATTCTATGAGGAAGGTTATTTCGCTGATTACCCGCCGGGGTACTTATATGTGCTATACCTGCTGAGCCTGCTGCGCGGATTGTTTAATTTTGCGGGCGGATCAGGTGCCGAGACGGTTCTCTTCAAGCTGCCTGCGATGCTCTCTGATTTGGTGCTTGGCTGGATTATCTATAAGAGCGCGCGTACAAGGCTCGGCTCCGGGCTGGCTATGGGACTAATGATGCTGTTCCTGTTCAATCCGGCTGTGCTGATGGACTCGGCAGCCTGGGGGCAGGCGGATTCCTTTTTCCTCATCTTCCTGCTGCTCAGTATAATGGGGGTTGTTGATAAGCGCTTTGTACGTGCGGCGGTCTTCTTTGCCGTCGCTACATTGATCAAGCCGCAGGCGCTGATCTTCACACCTGTGCTGCTGCTTGCCTTCTACCATCACCGGGCCTGGAAGCAGCTTGCGCTGGGCGCCCTGTACGGACTGGGGATTTTTCTTGTCCTCGCAGCCCCGTTCTTCTGGAACAACGGCGGGTTTGCAGGCTTGATTAACCTTTACAAAAGCACACTGTCCTCCTATCCGTATTCCACAGTGAATGCATTCAACCTGTATGCCTTGACCGATCCGATGTGGTCGGCGCTGGACGTGACCTGGCTCGGCATCCCTTACCGTATCTGGGGCTTTATTTTCATCCTGGTAGCAGTTGCACTTGCAGCGTATTATTCCTTCAATACCAAGGACCGCAAGGATCTCTCCAAGTCCTACTTCATCGCTATGGTGCTGATCACGATTGTCTTCGTATTCGGTACCAAAATGCATGAGCGTTACTTGTATCCGGTACTGATCCTGTCCTTATTCGCCTTCATGGAGAGCCGGGACCGGCGGTTCCTGACCCTGTTCCTCGGGTTCTCTCTGACCCAGTACATCAATGTTGGTTATACGCTGGCGTACCTGAATACCGGCGGAAATCCGCCGGCTGACGGCATTGTGCTGGTTACAGCTATTACCACTATCATTCTTGCGATATATCTGCTCTATATTGGATACGATGTATATATCCGCCGAACTGCGAAGCTTTTACCTGAGCCGGTTACCCCTAAGGAGGCGTACGCAGCAGATCTGCTGCTTGCAGAAGGCATCAAGCCGCTTGCCCCTGCTGAGCGGCGTTCTCCGCTGAAGCTGAAGCGCAGAGACTGGATCTGGATGCTCGGCATCACCGCGTTGTACGGAGCGCTTGCCCTCTATCATCTGGGTGATAACAAGGCACCTGAGACTCTGTGGGAGCCGGCGGCCAGCGGTGAGAGCTTCTATGTGGATCTGGGGCAGGCCCGTCAGCTGGAGCGGGTTAATGTCTTCGGTGGTGTCGGGACCGGGAAGTTTCAGCTGGAATTCAGCCAGACCCCTGATAATTGGAGCAACCCGCTTGAGGTAAGCGAGGATGTCGGCAATGTCTTCATCTGGAAAAGCCAGCCGCTTAACGTATCCGCAAGATATGTTAAGCTCTCGGTTACGTCTCCAGGCTTCACTCTTAACGAGATGGCCTTCTATGAGCAGGGGGCACCGAAGGTCCCTCTGACCATAGCAAGCGTAACACCTGATTCGGGAGCAGCTAAAAGAGGAGCGCCGGCCAATCTGTTCGATGAGCAGTCCGTCATACCGGAGAACTCTAATTTCATGAACAGTACGTATTTTGATGAGATCTATCATGCCCGTACGGCTTATGAGCATTATCATAATATTGTTCCTTATGAGAATACGCACCCGCCGCTTGGCAAGCTGCTGATCGGGCTAGGAATGGAGCTGTTCGGCGTCAATCCGTTCGGGTGGCGGATCATAGGCACCTTGTTCGGGATTGCGATGCTGCCGCTGATCTATATCATGGCCATGCGCTTGTTCCGTAAGACTACCTATGCGGCACTGGCAACAGGATTGTTCGCTCTGGACTTCATGCATTTCACCCAGACGCGGATATCAACCATCGATGTGTACGGTGTATTCTTCATTATGCTGATGTTCTATTTCATGCAGCGGTATTTCACGATGAATTTCTACCGGGTGCCGCTGCGGACAACGCTTGTTCCGCTGTTCTGGTCAGGACTGTTCTTCGGTATCGGGGTTGCTTCGAAGTGGATCGTGATTTACGGAGGCGCGGGGCTTGCTATTATGCTTGCGCTGGTACTTTTTGAACGCTACAGAGAATACAAGGCTGCCGGACGTCTGCTGGCTGAAGGCAAGCTGGGCGGACAGGAACTCAAAGCCGCCTGCAGGACCGCAGATCAGTTCTTCTGGAAGAATACAGTGATCACCTTGGTTAGCTGTATAGGATTCTTCATTGTTATTCCGGGTATCGTATATAGTTTGTCCTTCATTCCTTCACTGTCTGCATCAGCAGAGGGCTTCACCGTTAAGGGCCTGATTGATGCCCAGAAGAATATGTACAACTATCACAGCCAGCTTGTAGCAACACATCCGTTCGCCTCCTCCTGGTGGGAGTGGCCGTTCATGAAGCGTCCCGTGTGGTTCTTCAGCGGCGGCGAAGGCTTACCCGCAGGCAAAACGAGCAGCATAGTTACCATGGGCAATCCGCTGATCTGGTGGACAGGAATCTTCGCAATGCTGGCCGCCGTATGGTTCACTGTGAAGCGCCGGGACAAGAACCTGTATATGATCTGGATCGCCTTCTTCTCACAATATGTTCCCTGGATGCTTGTGCCGCGTGAGACGTTCCTGTACCATTACTTTGCGATGGTGCCGTTTATGATTCTATCCATTGTGTACATCCTGAAGCTGCTTGACAGCAGGTTCCAGGGTGCCAGATATTTGCGGTACGCCTATGTTGCGGCTGCCGCCATCCTGTTTGTAATGTTCTATCCGGTCTTATCCGGCATGCAGGTGAACAGCAGTTATATCATTCAAGTACTTCGCTGGTTCCCTTCCTGGGTATTCTAG
- a CDS encoding NCS2 family permease produces the protein MNRFFKLKENGTTVRTEIMAGITTFMAMAYILSVNPSTLTAFGRIDMGWYSVFLATALAAGIFTIAMGVFINFPVALAPGMGLNAYFASVVLSSATTEHEFTWQMGLTAVFISGIIFILLTITRVRQILLTAIPDSLKHAITVGIGMFITIIGLKNSGLMTIGVEAGSDIAANKFTDVLSFETVIHMGSLENTNVQLVIIGLLLISILMVLRVRGAILFGILGTTVAAILMGAVDFSSLSNPQTPWVPDFTQLNFWEFDWEGIMHTGIVSAIATFTFVELFDTFGTLVGTAERAGIMKNPEEGKKRVGNAMFVDAVAVAGGAMLGTSTTTAYVESAAGVAEGGRTGLTAVTTGICFLLALFLAPVVALIPGPATAAALIIVGVLMAQSIRDIDFQDMVLAIPAFLTFVIMPFTYNIANGISFGIVTYVILACVANIAGKKKYDIHWMMWVLAVLIILRYVLIGSQG, from the coding sequence TTGAACCGCTTTTTCAAACTGAAAGAGAACGGCACCACAGTACGTACAGAGATCATGGCCGGTATAACCACGTTTATGGCAATGGCTTATATTCTGTCGGTTAATCCAAGCACTCTGACTGCCTTCGGCCGCATTGATATGGGCTGGTATTCCGTATTCCTTGCGACGGCGCTGGCAGCCGGTATTTTCACCATTGCCATGGGGGTATTCATTAACTTCCCGGTCGCTCTGGCACCTGGTATGGGCCTTAACGCATATTTCGCTTCCGTAGTCTTATCCTCTGCCACCACTGAACATGAGTTCACCTGGCAGATGGGTCTTACCGCCGTATTTATCTCCGGGATTATCTTCATCCTCCTGACCATTACCCGGGTCCGGCAAATTCTGCTCACTGCCATTCCTGACAGCCTGAAGCATGCGATCACTGTAGGTATAGGGATGTTCATCACCATTATCGGCTTGAAGAACAGCGGACTGATGACTATCGGCGTCGAAGCCGGAAGTGATATCGCCGCTAACAAATTTACAGATGTACTTTCTTTTGAAACTGTAATTCATATGGGCAGCCTGGAGAACACCAATGTCCAGCTCGTGATTATCGGACTGCTGCTGATCTCTATTCTGATGGTATTGCGCGTTCGCGGTGCTATTCTGTTCGGAATTCTCGGAACTACCGTGGCTGCAATCCTCATGGGTGCTGTAGATTTCAGTTCACTGAGCAATCCGCAGACGCCATGGGTGCCTGACTTCACACAGCTGAACTTCTGGGAATTCGACTGGGAAGGTATTATGCACACCGGTATCGTATCGGCGATTGCCACCTTTACCTTCGTAGAATTGTTTGATACCTTCGGTACGCTGGTAGGTACTGCTGAACGTGCCGGAATCATGAAGAACCCTGAAGAGGGCAAAAAGCGTGTCGGAAATGCCATGTTCGTAGATGCGGTAGCTGTTGCGGGCGGTGCGATGCTGGGTACTTCCACCACTACCGCTTACGTTGAGAGTGCAGCCGGTGTAGCTGAAGGCGGACGTACGGGTCTGACTGCAGTAACTACAGGGATCTGCTTCCTGCTTGCCCTGTTCCTGGCTCCGGTAGTCGCACTGATCCCTGGTCCGGCCACAGCAGCAGCGCTGATTATTGTTGGTGTACTCATGGCTCAATCGATCCGTGACATTGACTTCCAGGACATGGTACTGGCAATTCCGGCCTTCCTGACCTTCGTAATCATGCCGTTTACGTATAACATTGCCAACGGAATTTCATTCGGGATTGTTACTTATGTTATTCTGGCTTGTGTTGCGAATATCGCCGGCAAGAAGAAATATGATATCCACTGGATGATGTGGGTGCTGGCGGTGCTGATCATTCTGCGTTATGTTCTGATCGGCAGCCAAGGCTAA
- a CDS encoding transglutaminase-like domain-containing protein: MKKFYLMLITLFVIVTSVQTGTAQAANADSSWLNVGQLDQGVIGVSYDVPKDKKMKLMITKGNNSYTYNLYTSKPNETFPLQQGNGSYKVSVLENTTGNKYKVLSSETVSLSMSNVNAVYLSSVQNVKWSSSDKSVQKAAQLTKGLTTDADKVKAIYNYIVTNVKYDYSLANSVSTDYIPNNDNTLATNKGICYDYASLFATMLRSEGIPTKLVMGNTSYVTSYHAWNEVFLNGKWVTIDTTVDAGLGKNAASTELVKSASKYTAAKFY; this comes from the coding sequence ATGAAGAAGTTTTATTTAATGTTGATTACACTTTTTGTGATCGTCACTTCTGTACAGACAGGCACTGCTCAAGCCGCTAATGCAGATTCAAGCTGGTTAAATGTTGGACAACTTGATCAAGGGGTTATCGGGGTATCGTACGATGTTCCTAAGGATAAGAAGATGAAGCTCATGATTACCAAGGGCAACAACAGCTATACTTACAACTTATACACTTCCAAACCGAACGAGACGTTCCCGCTGCAACAAGGCAATGGCTCTTATAAGGTCTCTGTTCTTGAGAATACTACCGGCAACAAGTACAAAGTACTATCTTCCGAGACTGTATCTCTCTCCATGAGCAATGTGAATGCCGTATATTTGAGCTCCGTACAGAATGTAAAGTGGAGTTCTTCCGATAAATCCGTTCAAAAGGCAGCCCAGCTTACAAAGGGTCTGACTACAGATGCAGACAAAGTTAAGGCTATCTACAATTACATCGTAACTAACGTGAAATATGATTACTCTTTGGCTAACAGCGTAAGCACAGATTATATTCCGAACAACGATAACACGCTTGCTACCAACAAAGGGATCTGTTACGATTACGCATCCTTGTTCGCTACAATGCTCCGCAGTGAAGGTATTCCAACCAAATTGGTTATGGGGAATACAAGCTATGTAACTTCATACCATGCCTGGAATGAAGTGTTCCTGAACGGCAAATGGGTAACGATTGATACTACAGTCGATGCAGGTCTGGGTAAAAACGCAGCATCAACTGAACTGGTCAAATCAGCAAGCAAATATACTGCAGCGAAATTCTACTAA
- a CDS encoding GtrA family protein, giving the protein MQDKAWRAGMIQFLKFNAVGLLNTFIDFAVFTLLHSLGMLNTPAQIISYSAGTANSFFWNKKVTFKGRDRGGNGGFDRMQLVRFIVLNLLVLGISVLLIHLLTDRLGIQVLLAKVLVTFITVIINFFGSRKWVF; this is encoded by the coding sequence ATGCAAGATAAGGCTTGGCGCGCAGGCATGATCCAGTTTCTGAAATTTAATGCGGTGGGCCTGCTTAACACATTCATAGATTTTGCGGTATTTACCCTGCTGCATTCCCTGGGGATGCTTAACACCCCTGCACAGATTATTTCCTATAGCGCCGGGACGGCCAACAGCTTTTTCTGGAATAAGAAGGTGACCTTTAAGGGAAGGGACAGAGGCGGGAATGGCGGCTTTGACCGGATGCAGCTGGTGAGATTTATTGTGCTGAATCTGCTGGTGCTGGGCATTTCGGTGCTGTTGATTCATCTTCTGACTGACCGGCTGGGGATACAGGTGCTCCTGGCCAAGGTGCTGGTTACCTTCATAACAGTGATCATTAATTTCTTTGGAAGCCGGAAATGGGTATTCTAA
- the rsgA gene encoding ribosome small subunit-dependent GTPase A has translation MIDLKTYGYTEIEEIPSGLLPGRITELQRERFTVITAQGEVTAVLKGTFYHSAETREDFPSVGDFVLLLPNGSGDSLIVTLLPRRSKFSRANYSGHAAGYTKTILEQVVATNFDYVFILSSLNWDFNVTRMMRYLTQARQSGGQPVVILTKADLTGDWSRPLAEVQQSMPDVPVHAVSSHNGHGLNELDVYLKPGSTVVFLGMSGVGKSSLLNALMERDVMKVSAIREEDSRGRHTTTHRQLFMLPSGAMVIDTPGMRELGLFSADEGISAGFSDVEERFSACRFKDCRHEAEPGCAVLAALADGSLPRERWERYMAQQQENQFVQNRTNYLRGKDARNQSAAMQRKQMKKNGGRKK, from the coding sequence ATGATTGATCTAAAAACCTATGGATATACAGAAATAGAGGAAATTCCTTCAGGACTATTGCCCGGAAGAATTACAGAGCTCCAGCGGGAGCGGTTTACCGTTATAACCGCACAGGGCGAGGTAACGGCTGTGCTCAAAGGCACCTTCTATCACAGTGCAGAAACCCGGGAGGACTTCCCGTCTGTCGGTGATTTCGTCCTGCTTCTCCCGAATGGGAGCGGAGATTCACTCATCGTTACGCTGCTCCCCCGCCGCTCCAAGTTCTCGCGGGCGAATTATTCGGGTCATGCCGCCGGTTATACCAAAACTATTCTGGAGCAGGTCGTGGCCACCAACTTTGACTATGTATTTATTCTGTCCTCCCTGAACTGGGATTTCAATGTCACCCGTATGATGCGTTATCTGACCCAGGCCAGGCAGAGCGGGGGCCAGCCAGTGGTCATTCTGACGAAGGCAGACCTTACTGGAGACTGGAGCCGCCCGCTGGCAGAAGTCCAGCAGAGCATGCCGGATGTGCCGGTGCATGCAGTGTCCAGTCATAACGGTCACGGGCTGAATGAGCTTGATGTCTATCTTAAGCCAGGTTCGACTGTCGTCTTCCTCGGTATGTCCGGGGTCGGAAAATCTTCACTGCTCAACGCCCTGATGGAACGGGATGTGATGAAGGTCAGTGCCATCCGGGAGGAAGACAGCCGGGGACGGCATACAACTACACACCGTCAACTATTCATGCTCCCCTCGGGCGCAATGGTAATCGATACCCCAGGGATGCGTGAGCTTGGATTATTCAGCGCTGACGAAGGCATCTCTGCCGGCTTCAGTGATGTGGAGGAACGGTTCTCCGCATGCCGGTTCAAGGATTGCCGCCATGAGGCCGAGCCGGGCTGCGCCGTTCTTGCCGCTCTTGCGGACGGTTCCTTGCCGCGTGAACGCTGGGAGCGTTACATGGCCCAGCAGCAGGAGAACCAATTCGTGCAGAACAGAACTAACTATCTCAGGGGCAAGGATGCCCGCAATCAGTCAGCTGCTATGCAGCGCAAGCAAATGAAGAAAAACGGAGGACGAAAAAAATGA
- a CDS encoding class D sortase, protein MRKLSYLIILAGVLIMLYPKGSEWYEDRQQQKLLEEAEQAYSEIVPSATAPASQDLSKPYAEVTQLLAEESGAEEPVPTTAPEIEVGGKITAIIEIDKIDLKLPVLEGATKTNMKHAAAHMKETAPIGAVGNAAIAAHRSRTAGRLFNRLDEVGKGDTITVITSGQEYKYVVYDVSIVEPTDISVLKGKDDDKILTLITCDPLVNPTHRLIIHAKLT, encoded by the coding sequence ATGCGGAAGTTATCCTATTTGATTATACTTGCCGGGGTCCTGATTATGCTCTACCCCAAAGGAAGCGAATGGTACGAGGACCGTCAGCAGCAGAAGCTGCTGGAAGAGGCCGAACAGGCCTATAGTGAAATCGTTCCTTCGGCTACCGCTCCTGCCAGCCAGGATCTGAGCAAGCCTTATGCGGAAGTCACCCAGCTGCTGGCGGAAGAGTCTGGTGCAGAAGAGCCGGTGCCCACTACAGCGCCCGAGATTGAAGTTGGAGGCAAGATCACTGCCATTATTGAAATTGACAAAATCGATCTGAAGCTGCCTGTACTGGAGGGCGCCACCAAGACTAATATGAAGCATGCTGCGGCGCATATGAAGGAGACAGCTCCGATTGGCGCGGTAGGCAATGCAGCGATTGCGGCACACCGGTCAAGAACGGCAGGGCGGCTGTTCAACAGACTGGATGAGGTCGGTAAAGGGGATACCATTACTGTTATTACAAGCGGCCAGGAATACAAATATGTTGTATATGATGTATCTATTGTAGAGCCTACTGATATTTCGGTACTGAAGGGAAAGGATGATGATAAGATTCTGACCCTTATTACCTGTGATCCGCTTGTCAACCCGACCCACAGACTTATCATTCATGCGAAGCTGACCTGA
- a CDS encoding glycosyltransferase family 2 protein, translating to MKARYSVIVPMYNEEEVIQVTYERLKKVMDECGDTYELVFVNDGSRDRTAEIMRGISNRDEHVKLIDFSRNFGHQVAITAGMDYAEGQAVVVIDADLQDPPEVILQMIAKWKEGYEVVYAKRLKRHGETFFKKVTAKIFYRLLSSMTSVEIPTDTGDFRLIDRKVCDVLRGLKEKNRYVRGLVSWVGFRQTMVEYVREERYAGETKYPLKKMIRFALDGITSFSHKPLKIASYIGFFLSFSSFIYLFLVLFQKVFTSWTVPGWASIVGVNLLFNGIVLMLLGVIGEYIGRIYDESKDRPLYIVRETRGYPDTESEDTRKESDYAR from the coding sequence GTGAAGGCCAGATATAGTGTAATTGTGCCCATGTATAATGAGGAGGAAGTCATTCAGGTAACCTACGAGCGGCTCAAAAAAGTAATGGATGAGTGCGGGGATACCTATGAGCTTGTGTTCGTCAATGACGGCAGCCGGGACCGTACGGCTGAGATTATGCGCGGAATCAGTAATAGGGATGAGCATGTCAAGCTGATTGACTTCTCCCGTAACTTCGGCCACCAGGTGGCGATTACGGCGGGCATGGATTATGCTGAAGGTCAGGCTGTCGTGGTGATTGACGCAGATCTCCAGGACCCGCCGGAGGTCATTCTGCAGATGATCGCCAAGTGGAAGGAAGGCTATGAGGTAGTCTATGCCAAGCGGCTGAAGCGCCACGGAGAGACTTTTTTCAAGAAGGTTACGGCCAAAATCTTTTACCGTCTGCTCAGCAGCATGACCAGTGTGGAGATTCCCACAGATACCGGGGATTTCCGGCTGATCGACCGCAAGGTCTGCGATGTGCTGCGCGGTCTGAAGGAGAAGAACCGTTATGTACGGGGGCTGGTGAGCTGGGTCGGCTTCCGGCAGACCATGGTGGAATATGTGCGGGAGGAACGCTACGCCGGGGAGACGAAATATCCGCTCAAAAAAATGATCCGCTTTGCGCTCGACGGAATCACCTCCTTCTCGCATAAGCCGCTCAAAATCGCCTCCTATATCGGCTTCTTCCTGTCCTTCTCCAGCTTCATCTACCTGTTCCTGGTCTTATTCCAGAAGGTCTTCACCTCCTGGACCGTGCCGGGCTGGGCGTCCATTGTCGGGGTGAACCTGTTGTTTAACGGCATTGTGCTGATGCTGCTGGGCGTCATTGGGGAATACATCGGACGGATCTATGACGAATCAAAGGATAGACCGCTCTATATCGTGCGCGAGACCAGAGGCTACCCGGATACAGAGTCTGAAGACACCCGGAAGGAAAGCGATTATGCAAGATAA